A genomic region of Streptosporangium lutulentum contains the following coding sequences:
- a CDS encoding TetR/AcrR family transcriptional regulator: MARREPLNRQRVLDAALELADREGLEGLSMRRLAKTLGVEAMSLYNHVSNKADLIDGIVERVFEQVEPPDRALPWPEQVRTTALNMHRIFGRHPVVPLALATDRSNPTSPQVMRALDGLVGALFDAGFDELGAWRALGAINGLLFGALLLSTGGFTGAPGVHAGEEQVGVYIRRLDPARLPHFSRLLHWTTEGGVDPAADFEQALDMLIQGLVETAKSGHPATG, from the coding sequence ATGGCACGGCGCGAGCCGTTGAACAGGCAGAGGGTTCTCGACGCGGCCCTGGAGCTGGCCGACAGGGAGGGCCTGGAGGGCCTGTCCATGAGACGCCTGGCCAAGACGCTCGGCGTTGAGGCGATGTCGCTCTACAACCACGTCTCCAACAAGGCCGATCTCATCGACGGCATCGTGGAGCGCGTGTTCGAGCAGGTCGAGCCGCCGGACCGGGCCCTGCCGTGGCCGGAGCAGGTGCGGACGACGGCGCTGAACATGCACCGGATCTTCGGTCGCCACCCCGTGGTCCCGCTGGCGCTGGCCACCGACCGGTCCAATCCGACCTCGCCTCAGGTGATGAGGGCTCTGGACGGACTGGTGGGGGCGTTGTTCGACGCCGGTTTCGACGAACTGGGCGCCTGGAGGGCGCTCGGGGCGATAAACGGGCTGCTGTTCGGCGCGCTGCTGCTGTCGACGGGTGGGTTCACCGGCGCCCCCGGGGTGCACGCGGGCGAGGAACAGGTCGGGGTCTACATCCGGCGGCTCGACCCGGCGCGGCTGCCGCACTTCAGCAGGCTGCTGCACTGGACGACGGAAGGCGGCGTGGACCCGGCCGCCGACTTCGAGCAGGCTCTGGACATGTTGATCCAAGGACTGGTGGAGACGGCGAAAAGCGGTCACCCGGCCACCGGATGA
- a CDS encoding discoidin domain-containing protein, with amino-acid sequence MHPARSSGRFRLGLVIAALASLVVSGLAFISPASAADGLLSQGRPATASSSEGAAYNASAAVDGNLTGTRWASSFSDPQWFQVDLGATATISRVVLTWETAYGRAFKIQTSADASSWTDVYSTTTGTGGTQTLDVTGSGRYVRMYGTARGTGYGYSLWEFQVYGSTGGPQEPEEPEEPGTWTEVWKDDFTGPAGTSPSAAGWILRTGTQYPGGAANWGTGEVETMSASTANVFLDGAGNLNIKAIKDGAGNWTSGRIETQRTDFAPQPGEMLRFSARLKQPDVANALGYWPGFRATGAAYRGNHNNWPSVGETDIMTGVNGRDQLANTLHCGTAPDGVCNEYNGRTSGFATCEGCRSGYHEYSQVIDRTKTDEEVRFYLDGRQTWVVRQSQVGVTAWRAALHHGFYLRLDLAIGGSLPGALAGVTTPVAATTSGGVLSVDQVSVSRQAGTVPVAMTDPATPAGPSTVRVTGSQGNWQLQVNGSPYEIKGMTYGPPQAAADGYMRDLKAMGVNTIRIWGVDASTPALLDRAAQQGIKVVVGHWLNQGADYVNDTAYKTAVKNEIVARVNELKGRQGVLMWDVGNEVILTMQDHGLPADVVEQRRVAYARFVNEVAQAIHAADPNHPVTSTDAYTHAWTYYKAHSPALDLLAVNSYGAIHTVKQDWINGGYTKPYIVTEAGPDGEWEVPNDVNGVPSEPTDLQKRAQYTASWNAIKGHPGVALGATEFHYGLENDFGGVWLNTTTGGWRRHGYHALKAAYTGQPPANTPPEITSMTVGSQTAVQAGKTFTVEVAATDPNSDLIRYNLMFSNKHINGNRGLDNVRFTQTGPGRFTVTAPEQMGVWKVYVYAFDGHGNAGIEQRSFRVVPPVVTGTNVALGKPTTASSYQATGDGGPFTPGRATDGSFTSRWASEWADPQWIQVDLGATTAIRSVQLGWEAAYGKAYQLQTSVNGTTWNTVHSTTTGDGGFDSVDLNAPARYVRLNLTQRGTAYGYSLYEFGVYG; translated from the coding sequence GTGCATCCAGCTCGTAGTTCGGGCCGGTTCCGGTTGGGCCTGGTCATCGCCGCCCTGGCGAGCCTGGTCGTTTCCGGTCTGGCGTTCATCAGCCCGGCGTCGGCCGCCGACGGTCTGCTGTCGCAGGGCAGGCCGGCGACGGCCTCGTCGTCCGAGGGCGCCGCCTACAACGCGTCGGCGGCGGTCGACGGAAACCTGACGGGCACCCGGTGGGCCAGCTCGTTCAGCGACCCGCAGTGGTTCCAGGTCGACCTCGGCGCGACGGCGACGATCAGCCGGGTCGTGCTGACCTGGGAGACCGCGTACGGCAGGGCATTCAAGATCCAGACCTCCGCCGACGCCTCCTCCTGGACCGACGTCTACTCCACCACCACCGGCACCGGCGGCACCCAGACGCTGGACGTGACCGGCTCCGGCCGGTACGTGCGGATGTACGGCACCGCCCGCGGCACCGGCTACGGCTACTCGCTGTGGGAGTTCCAGGTCTACGGCAGCACGGGCGGTCCCCAGGAACCGGAGGAGCCCGAGGAGCCCGGCACCTGGACCGAGGTGTGGAAGGACGACTTCACCGGACCCGCCGGCACCTCCCCCTCGGCCGCGGGCTGGATCCTGCGCACCGGAACGCAGTATCCCGGCGGTGCCGCGAACTGGGGCACCGGCGAGGTCGAGACCATGAGCGCCTCGACGGCCAACGTCTTCCTGGACGGCGCCGGCAACCTGAACATCAAGGCGATCAAGGACGGCGCGGGCAACTGGACCTCCGGCCGGATCGAGACCCAGCGCACCGACTTCGCGCCGCAGCCGGGCGAGATGCTCCGGTTCAGCGCCCGGCTCAAGCAGCCCGACGTCGCGAACGCCCTGGGCTACTGGCCCGGCTTCCGGGCGACCGGCGCCGCCTACCGGGGCAACCACAACAACTGGCCGTCCGTCGGCGAGACCGACATCATGACCGGCGTCAACGGCCGCGACCAACTGGCCAACACCCTGCACTGCGGCACCGCCCCCGACGGGGTGTGCAACGAGTACAACGGCCGCACCAGCGGCTTCGCCACCTGTGAGGGCTGCCGGAGCGGCTACCACGAGTACAGCCAGGTCATCGACCGCACCAAGACCGACGAGGAGGTCCGCTTCTACCTCGACGGCAGGCAGACCTGGGTCGTGCGCCAGAGCCAGGTCGGCGTCACCGCGTGGCGGGCCGCCCTCCACCACGGCTTCTACCTCCGCCTCGACCTGGCCATCGGCGGCTCGCTGCCAGGAGCGCTCGCGGGCGTCACGACGCCGGTCGCCGCCACCACCTCCGGCGGTGTGCTGAGCGTGGACCAGGTCTCGGTCTCCCGGCAGGCCGGCACCGTCCCCGTCGCCATGACCGACCCGGCCACCCCCGCCGGGCCGAGCACGGTCAGGGTCACCGGTTCGCAGGGCAACTGGCAGCTCCAGGTGAACGGCTCACCCTACGAGATCAAGGGCATGACCTACGGCCCGCCGCAGGCCGCGGCCGACGGCTACATGCGCGACCTGAAGGCCATGGGCGTCAACACGATCCGCATCTGGGGCGTCGACGCCAGCACTCCGGCGCTGCTCGACAGGGCCGCGCAGCAGGGCATCAAGGTCGTCGTCGGGCACTGGCTCAACCAGGGCGCCGACTACGTCAACGACACCGCGTACAAGACCGCGGTGAAGAACGAGATCGTCGCCCGGGTCAACGAGCTCAAGGGCCGCCAGGGCGTGCTCATGTGGGACGTCGGCAACGAGGTCATCCTCACCATGCAGGACCACGGCCTGCCGGCCGACGTGGTCGAGCAGCGGCGGGTGGCGTACGCGAGGTTCGTCAACGAGGTGGCGCAGGCGATCCACGCCGCCGACCCCAACCACCCGGTCACCTCCACCGACGCCTACACCCACGCCTGGACCTATTACAAGGCCCACTCCCCCGCCCTGGACCTGCTCGCGGTCAACTCCTACGGCGCCATCCACACCGTGAAGCAGGACTGGATCAACGGCGGGTACACCAAGCCGTACATCGTCACCGAGGCCGGGCCCGACGGCGAGTGGGAGGTTCCCAACGACGTCAACGGCGTGCCCAGCGAGCCGACCGACCTGCAGAAGCGGGCCCAGTACACCGCCAGCTGGAACGCGATCAAGGGTCACCCGGGCGTCGCGCTCGGCGCGACCGAGTTCCACTACGGCCTGGAGAACGACTTCGGCGGGGTGTGGCTCAACACCACCACCGGCGGCTGGCGCAGGCACGGCTACCACGCGCTCAAGGCGGCCTACACCGGGCAGCCTCCGGCGAACACTCCCCCCGAGATCACCTCGATGACGGTCGGCTCGCAGACCGCCGTCCAGGCCGGGAAGACCTTCACCGTCGAGGTCGCCGCGACCGACCCGAACAGCGACCTGATCCGCTACAACCTGATGTTCAGCAACAAGCACATCAACGGCAACCGCGGCCTCGACAACGTCCGGTTCACCCAGACCGGCCCCGGCAGGTTCACGGTGACCGCACCGGAGCAGATGGGCGTGTGGAAGGTGTACGTGTACGCCTTCGACGGGCACGGCAACGCCGGCATCGAGCAGCGGTCGTTCCGCGTGGTCCCCCCGGTGGTCACCGGGACCAACGTGGCGCTCGGCAAGCCGACCACCGCCTCCTCCTACCAGGCGACCGGCGACGGCGGCCCGTTCACCCCCGGCCGGGCCACCGACGGCAGCTTCACCTCCCGCTGGGCCAGCGAGTGGGCCGACCCGCAGTGGATCCAGGTGGACCTCGGCGCGACCACCGCGATCAGGAGCGTCCAGCTCGGCTGGGAGGCCGCGTACGGAAAGGCCTACCAGCTCCAGACCTCGGTCAACGGCACGACCTGGAACACCGTCCACTCGACCACGACCGGCGACGGCGGGTTCGACTCCGTCGACCTCAACGCGCCGGCCAGGTACGTCCGGCTGAACCTCACCCAGCGCGGCACGGCGTACGGCTACTCGCTCTACGAGTTCGGCGTCTACGGCTAG
- a CDS encoding helix-turn-helix transcriptional regulator has translation MSSDELAHFLRSRRAAIQPDEIGLGTRSRRRTQGLRREDVAELATVSADYYRRLEQARIGPPSPQVLETLARALRLTADERDYLYRIAGREPPSRPALSRHVAPALRQLVDGLGDSPAQVMTLLGETIIQNPMAAALLGDHSVYTGDARNSTYRWFTDPASRSIHPPEDHEEESLSRVAELRARSVEVGDPEADRLIGTLRVRSAEFERIWREQRVAVCRSGTKALVHPRVGVLELECQILRTEGLGQLLVAFTAAPGSRAAGQLRELSLVHAG, from the coding sequence GTGAGCTCCGACGAACTAGCCCATTTCCTGCGTTCCCGGCGGGCGGCGATACAACCCGACGAGATCGGTTTGGGCACCCGGTCGCGTCGGCGTACTCAAGGGCTCCGGCGCGAGGACGTCGCCGAGCTGGCCACCGTGTCGGCCGACTACTACCGCCGCCTGGAACAGGCCCGCATCGGGCCGCCGTCGCCGCAGGTCCTGGAGACCCTGGCGCGAGCTCTGCGCCTGACCGCCGACGAACGCGACTACCTGTACCGGATCGCCGGCAGGGAACCGCCCTCGCGGCCCGCGCTCAGCCGGCACGTCGCTCCCGCGCTGCGGCAGCTCGTCGACGGCCTGGGCGACTCCCCGGCCCAGGTCATGACGCTCCTCGGTGAGACGATCATCCAGAACCCGATGGCCGCCGCCCTGCTCGGCGACCACTCGGTCTACACCGGTGACGCCCGCAACAGCACCTACCGCTGGTTCACCGACCCGGCCTCGCGCTCGATCCACCCGCCCGAGGATCACGAGGAGGAGAGCCTCTCCCGGGTGGCCGAGCTGCGTGCGAGGTCGGTGGAGGTCGGCGACCCGGAGGCCGACCGGCTCATCGGCACGCTCCGCGTCCGCAGCGCCGAGTTCGAGCGGATATGGCGGGAACAGCGAGTGGCGGTCTGCCGGTCCGGCACCAAGGCCCTGGTGCACCCCCGGGTCGGCGTGCTCGAACTGGAATGCCAGATCCTCAGGACCGAGGGCCTCGGGCAGCTGCTCGTCGCCTTCACCGCGGCCCCCGGCAGCCGCGCGGCCGGACAGCTGCGCGAGCTCTCGCTCGTCCACGCCGGATAA
- a CDS encoding TetR/AcrR family transcriptional regulator: protein MDTKERLIESTRELLWERGYVGTSPKAIQQRSGTGQGSMYHHFRGKPDLALVAITRSAEELRDRAEAVFSGPGTSIERITAYLRRERDALRGCPVGRLTQDPDVMADPELRCPVEAVFAWLRVRFTGALTEARENGEMDAALDPAATATALVAVLQGGYVLARAAADPQVYALAVDGALSLLAVHAH from the coding sequence ATGGATACGAAGGAACGGCTCATCGAGAGCACCCGCGAGCTGTTGTGGGAACGCGGGTACGTGGGTACCTCGCCGAAGGCGATCCAGCAGCGGTCCGGCACAGGCCAGGGCAGCATGTACCACCATTTCCGCGGCAAGCCGGACCTGGCGCTGGTCGCGATCACGCGCAGCGCCGAGGAACTACGCGACCGCGCGGAGGCAGTGTTCTCAGGACCCGGGACCTCGATCGAGCGGATCACCGCGTACCTGCGCCGGGAACGGGACGCGCTGCGCGGCTGCCCGGTCGGCCGGCTCACCCAGGACCCGGACGTGATGGCCGATCCGGAGTTGCGCTGCCCGGTCGAAGCGGTCTTCGCCTGGCTGCGCGTACGGTTCACCGGCGCCCTCACCGAAGCGCGGGAGAACGGGGAGATGGACGCCGCGCTCGATCCGGCGGCCACCGCCACGGCGCTGGTCGCGGTGCTCCAGGGCGGATACGTGCTGGCCCGCGCCGCCGCCGACCCGCAGGTGTACGCACTGGCCGTGGACGGCGCGCTCAGCCTGCTCGCCGTCCACGCGCATTGA
- a CDS encoding FAD-dependent oxidoreductase: MTDAIIIVGGGPVGLLLACELSLSGAEVLVLEAASGEECRTRSLGLRSLNARTLQSLALRGLAGRLAEAQRTMFDELRPRREPGDAVTAPPPPEADIVALMAELVHKGMVRGHFSGIPLLEPGGGAEYLMLKQHRLEGMLATRAAELGVTVRQGCQVTDVTQDESGVAATLADGQVVRGAYLVGCDGGRSVVRKRAGFVFSGTSATMTGRTAVAELADPGAVTSSLRGPGGLVNLSLVPGEIATIEFDGGPDERDAPMTAGELQDSLRRVTGVDVVVTRLETGIRYSDNTRHADTYREGRILLAGDAAHVHSPIGGQGLNLGLQDAVNLGWKLALVARGLAPDSLLDTYTAERHPAAARVLRNTRAQVALMRPGAQADALREVLTEVLELPDARRYFSAMVEGTDVRYAPDAAESPVGRFVPALEGLTPGGQAGDTAGPAGGLLADGRGLLVGPPGQTWPGEAVARHRDRVRAASAEAAPDTGALLVRPDGYVAWAGGRDGLGEALTTWFGPPR; the protein is encoded by the coding sequence ATGACTGACGCGATCATCATCGTCGGCGGTGGGCCCGTCGGCCTGCTGCTGGCCTGCGAGCTGTCGCTGTCCGGGGCCGAGGTGCTCGTCCTGGAGGCCGCTTCGGGCGAGGAGTGCAGAACGCGCAGCCTCGGTCTTCGCTCGCTCAACGCGCGCACCCTGCAATCGCTGGCGCTGCGCGGCCTGGCCGGTCGGCTGGCCGAGGCGCAGCGGACGATGTTCGACGAACTCCGTCCGCGTCGCGAGCCGGGCGACGCCGTGACAGCCCCTCCGCCCCCGGAGGCCGACATCGTCGCCCTCATGGCCGAGCTGGTCCACAAGGGCATGGTCAGAGGGCACTTCAGCGGGATCCCGCTGCTGGAGCCGGGCGGCGGCGCCGAATACCTCATGCTCAAGCAGCATCGGCTCGAAGGCATGCTGGCCACGCGGGCCGCCGAGCTCGGGGTCACGGTCCGCCAGGGCTGCCAGGTGACGGACGTGACCCAGGACGAGAGCGGCGTCGCCGCCACGCTCGCCGACGGGCAGGTGGTGCGCGGGGCGTACCTGGTCGGATGCGACGGCGGACGGAGCGTGGTGCGCAAGCGGGCCGGATTCGTCTTCTCCGGCACGTCCGCGACCATGACGGGCCGGACCGCGGTGGCCGAGCTGGCCGATCCCGGCGCCGTCACCTCATCCCTGCGCGGCCCCGGCGGGCTGGTGAACCTGTCGCTGGTGCCCGGCGAGATCGCCACCATCGAGTTCGACGGCGGGCCGGACGAGCGGGACGCGCCGATGACGGCCGGGGAGTTGCAGGACAGCCTGCGCCGCGTGACCGGCGTCGACGTGGTCGTCACCCGGCTGGAGACCGGGATCCGCTACAGCGACAACACCCGGCACGCCGACACCTACCGCGAAGGCAGGATCCTGCTGGCCGGAGACGCGGCGCACGTCCACTCGCCCATCGGCGGACAGGGGCTCAACCTCGGCCTGCAGGACGCCGTCAACCTGGGATGGAAACTCGCCCTGGTGGCGCGCGGGCTGGCCCCCGACAGCCTGCTGGACACCTACACCGCCGAGCGGCACCCGGCGGCCGCCCGCGTGCTGCGCAACACCCGGGCGCAGGTGGCGCTGATGCGGCCGGGGGCGCAGGCGGACGCGCTGCGGGAGGTGCTCACCGAGGTGCTGGAACTGCCGGACGCCAGGCGGTACTTCTCGGCGATGGTCGAGGGCACGGACGTGCGCTACGCGCCCGATGCCGCCGAGTCTCCGGTCGGCCGGTTCGTCCCGGCTCTGGAAGGGCTGACGCCGGGCGGACAGGCGGGGGACACGGCGGGCCCGGCAGGCGGGTTGCTGGCGGACGGCCGGGGACTCCTCGTCGGACCGCCCGGGCAGACCTGGCCGGGCGAGGCCGTGGCGAGACACCGGGACCGGGTGCGAGCGGCCTCCGCCGAGGCCGCGCCGGACACGGGCGCCCTGTTGGTACGGCCCGACGGGTACGTGGCCTGGGCGGGCGGACGCGACGGCCTCGGCGAGGCGCTGACCACCTGGTTCGGGCCGCCACGGTGA
- a CDS encoding helix-turn-helix domain-containing protein, with product MPKLLHARTPRDGEEERQIRRLAGARHAPADWIQRAQIVVLSWEGMRGPAIAARLGCHPETVRRRVRRFNAEGIDGLGDRPGPGRRPRITQAERSRIIALVKTTPPGRLRWRPWGELEADDEEGPAVWTLDALTAAAREQGINIARSQVRRILLKEGVRWRRTRSWTMSKDPDFAAKEHRSSACTPTRRPARSSSAPTNWGR from the coding sequence ATGCCGAAACTGCTGCACGCCCGGACACCGCGTGATGGCGAGGAAGAGCGTCAGATCCGCAGGCTCGCCGGTGCCCGACATGCCCCTGCCGACTGGATTCAACGTGCTCAGATCGTCGTGTTGAGCTGGGAGGGGATGCGCGGCCCGGCGATCGCCGCCCGGCTGGGCTGTCACCCGGAGACGGTGCGCCGCCGGGTGCGCCGGTTCAACGCCGAAGGCATCGACGGGCTCGGTGATCGGCCCGGGCCCGGCCGTAGACCGCGGATCACTCAGGCCGAGCGATCGCGGATCATCGCGCTGGTCAAGACGACGCCGCCGGGGCGGTTGCGCTGGCGGCCCTGGGGGGAGTTGGAGGCTGACGATGAGGAGGGGCCAGCGGTGTGGACCCTGGATGCCCTGACCGCCGCCGCCCGTGAGCAGGGCATCAACATTGCCCGCTCCCAGGTGCGCCGGATCCTGCTGAAGGAAGGGGTGAGATGGCGCCGCACCCGATCCTGGACCATGAGCAAGGACCCGGACTTCGCCGCAAAAGAACACAGGTCGTCGGCCTGTACACCGACCCGCCGCCCGGCGCGGTCGTCGTCTGCGCCGACGAACTGGGGCCGGTAA
- a CDS encoding DUF1996 domain-containing protein: MHSSRSPVGFRLGLIAVTVTALVAAALAIITPAVAADALLSQGRPATASSTEGGGYGAGAAFDGNNATRWSSAAADPQWLQVDLGATATVSQVVLGWEGAYGRAFKIQVSSGSSPWTDLYSTTTGAGGTQTLNVSGSGRYVRMYGTARGTGYGYSLWEFKVYGTGGAGTTPRPKPTFTDEVTHHEFQANCSPTANRPDDPIVYPGLPGASHMHTFVGNRTTNASSTASSLLGGGTSCTNPHDRSAYWFPSFYKGSQLIEPTGNQVIYYKSGILDYWQVQPFPQGLRFVVGSPTATLAEFRDSPGTVEGFECGDISRSWDIPTSCVAGSQVNVRYQAPSCWDGVNLDSPNHKSHMSYPADGYCPATHPVAVPMLEFKIAFPASGDLSQARLASGRGYTWHYDFFNAWDNPAILDALVTHCINGGLQCNPRGYDLYKPHRGAALTENFELP, encoded by the coding sequence ATGCACTCATCCCGAAGTCCGGTCGGATTCCGCCTGGGCCTGATCGCCGTCACGGTGACCGCGCTCGTCGCGGCCGCCCTGGCGATCATCACCCCCGCCGTCGCGGCGGACGCCCTGCTCTCGCAGGGACGGCCCGCGACCGCCTCCTCCACCGAAGGGGGCGGCTACGGAGCCGGGGCTGCCTTCGACGGCAACAACGCGACCCGGTGGTCCAGCGCCGCCGCCGACCCGCAGTGGCTCCAGGTCGACCTCGGCGCCACCGCGACGGTCTCCCAGGTCGTCCTCGGCTGGGAGGGCGCCTACGGCAGGGCGTTCAAGATCCAGGTCTCCAGCGGCTCCTCCCCCTGGACCGACCTCTACTCCACCACCACCGGCGCCGGCGGCACCCAGACCCTCAACGTCTCCGGCTCCGGCCGGTACGTGCGGATGTACGGCACCGCCCGCGGCACCGGCTACGGCTACTCGCTGTGGGAGTTCAAGGTGTACGGCACCGGCGGCGCGGGGACCACTCCGCGGCCGAAGCCGACGTTCACCGACGAGGTGACGCACCACGAGTTCCAGGCCAACTGCTCCCCGACGGCGAACCGGCCCGACGACCCGATCGTCTACCCCGGCCTGCCCGGCGCCTCGCACATGCACACCTTCGTCGGCAACAGGACGACCAACGCGAGCAGCACGGCGTCGTCCCTCCTCGGCGGCGGCACCTCGTGCACCAACCCGCACGACAGGTCGGCCTACTGGTTCCCGAGCTTCTACAAGGGCAGCCAGCTCATCGAGCCGACCGGCAACCAGGTCATCTACTACAAGTCCGGCATCCTCGACTACTGGCAGGTGCAACCCTTCCCCCAGGGCCTGCGCTTCGTCGTCGGCAGCCCGACCGCGACGCTGGCGGAGTTCCGTGACTCCCCGGGCACCGTCGAGGGCTTCGAATGCGGCGACATCTCCCGCAGCTGGGACATCCCGACGTCCTGTGTGGCGGGCAGCCAGGTGAACGTCCGCTACCAGGCGCCGAGCTGCTGGGACGGCGTCAACCTCGACAGCCCCAACCACAAGAGTCACATGTCCTATCCCGCCGACGGCTACTGCCCGGCCACCCACCCGGTGGCGGTGCCGATGCTGGAGTTCAAGATCGCCTTCCCCGCGAGCGGTGATCTGTCGCAGGCGCGGCTGGCCAGCGGGCGCGGCTACACCTGGCACTACGACTTCTTCAACGCGTGGGACAACCCCGCCATCCTCGACGCCCTGGTGACCCACTGCATCAACGGTGGCCTCCAGTGCAACCCGCGCGGCTACGACCTGTACAAGCCGCACCGCGGCGCCGCCCTCACGGAGAACTTCGAGCTCCCCTGA
- a CDS encoding tautomerase family protein gives MPFVRIDALRADGRRLEALGQAVHDALVETIGIPYNDLFQVLTSHDGTQGVVRYGDYPGVRRDDDLVFVSITMRSGRTADQKRALYRRIADLALGYAGTEPRNVFVRITENESIDWSFGDGVAQYAGLEQQPNGERR, from the coding sequence ATGCCCTTTGTGCGCATCGATGCGCTCCGCGCGGATGGCAGGCGGCTGGAAGCCCTGGGCCAGGCCGTGCATGACGCCCTGGTGGAGACCATCGGCATCCCGTACAACGACCTGTTCCAGGTGCTCACCAGCCACGACGGTACGCAGGGCGTGGTCCGCTACGGCGACTACCCAGGCGTGCGCCGTGACGACGACCTCGTGTTCGTCTCCATCACCATGCGCTCTGGCCGGACGGCGGATCAGAAGCGGGCCCTCTACCGCAGGATCGCCGATCTCGCCCTGGGGTACGCCGGCACCGAGCCGCGCAACGTATTCGTCAGGATCACCGAGAACGAGTCGATCGACTGGTCGTTCGGCGATGGCGTGGCACAGTACGCGGGGCTTGAGCAGCAACCGAACGGTGAACGGCGTTAG
- a CDS encoding FAD-binding protein yields the protein MNTEDKRPKRAGRDLSSLRGTASGGVHLPGDEEYDRARTTWALAVDLRPAAVAFPADAAEVAAVVRAAAAAGLRVAPLGTGHNAHPLGDLSGSVLTRMSGMTGIEIDAGARRARAEAGVLWSAVVDAAAAYGLAALHGSSPDAGVVGYSLGGGVSWYGRSLGLASNSVTAVELVTADGSPTRVDAEHEPELFWAVRGGGGANFGVVTAIEFTLYPIETAYAGMLVWDLRDAHRVLSRWARWAADAPDAVTTSYRHLEYPPIPEIPEPFRGRRLVVVDGAVLADDAEAERILAPLRELGPETDTFGRVPAASLMRLHLDPERPTPGGGRSSLLDELPPAAVDRLIEVAGADSGNSLFMKAELRQLGGALGRSQPGAGATARLDGRFQLITGGMMVGELAERTVADCERVVTAMAPYSRGRQYLNFQEEPVDPSTGYDAPTWEELLRIRKAVDPGGLFQANHEIPHL from the coding sequence GTGAACACCGAGGACAAACGGCCCAAGAGGGCCGGACGAGACCTGTCGTCACTGCGCGGTACGGCCAGCGGAGGCGTCCACCTGCCCGGTGACGAGGAATACGATCGCGCCCGGACGACCTGGGCGCTCGCCGTCGACCTGCGTCCCGCCGCGGTGGCCTTCCCGGCCGACGCCGCGGAGGTCGCGGCCGTGGTCCGGGCCGCGGCGGCCGCCGGGCTGCGCGTCGCGCCGCTGGGTACCGGGCACAACGCCCACCCGCTCGGTGACCTGAGCGGCAGCGTGCTGACGCGCATGTCCGGGATGACCGGGATCGAGATCGACGCCGGCGCCCGCCGGGCCCGGGCCGAGGCCGGTGTCCTGTGGTCGGCCGTGGTCGACGCGGCCGCGGCGTACGGCCTGGCCGCTCTGCACGGATCGTCGCCGGACGCCGGTGTGGTCGGCTACTCGCTCGGCGGGGGCGTCAGCTGGTACGGCCGGTCGCTGGGGCTGGCCTCCAACAGCGTGACCGCCGTCGAACTGGTCACCGCGGACGGCTCGCCGACCCGGGTCGACGCCGAGCACGAGCCGGAGCTGTTCTGGGCGGTACGCGGGGGCGGCGGCGCCAACTTCGGAGTGGTGACGGCTATCGAGTTCACGCTCTACCCGATCGAGACCGCGTACGCCGGCATGCTGGTCTGGGACCTGCGGGACGCGCACCGGGTGCTGAGCCGATGGGCGCGGTGGGCCGCGGACGCGCCCGACGCGGTCACCACGTCTTACCGGCACCTGGAGTACCCGCCGATCCCCGAGATCCCGGAGCCGTTCCGCGGTCGCCGGCTGGTCGTCGTCGACGGCGCCGTGCTGGCGGACGACGCCGAGGCGGAGCGGATCCTGGCGCCGTTGCGGGAGCTCGGACCCGAGACGGACACGTTCGGACGGGTGCCGGCCGCGTCGCTGATGCGGCTTCACCTGGACCCGGAGCGGCCCACGCCGGGCGGCGGGCGGTCGTCGCTGCTCGACGAGCTGCCGCCGGCCGCCGTGGACCGGCTGATCGAGGTCGCCGGCGCCGACTCCGGCAACTCGCTCTTCATGAAGGCGGAGCTGCGCCAGCTCGGAGGGGCGCTCGGGCGCTCACAGCCCGGCGCGGGCGCGACGGCGAGGCTGGACGGCCGGTTCCAGCTCATCACCGGCGGCATGATGGTGGGCGAGCTCGCAGAGCGGACCGTCGCCGACTGTGAGCGGGTGGTCACCGCGATGGCGCCCTACTCACGCGGGCGGCAGTACCTGAACTTCCAGGAGGAGCCCGTGGACCCGTCGACCGGCTACGACGCCCCGACCTGGGAGGAGCTGCTCCGCATCCGCAAGGCCGTCGACCCCGGCGGGCTCTTCCAGGCCAACCACGAGATCCCGCACCTCTGA